One Micromonospora sp. WMMD1120 genomic region harbors:
- a CDS encoding acyltransferase, with amino-acid sequence MQAWFNGQRSPTLQGRYSARHNAFGVLRLAMACGVIIAHAGPLGFGQANVGAATFGRQSDLGTMCLYGFFLISGFLITDSALRSTLRQYVRARVLRVFPGLWVCLLVTAFVFAPLAALYENGNLDGFWGHPEGPFDYVTTNILASMEQFPISGLLADTPYGQIVGGPSAFDGSLWTLRYDLALYAVVGILVVTSVLHRAPRAVLVLTVGSYALILADFLAAPTWTSRPAQHGAIGPFPLIGSFAADWTLMLGFFFLLGAAARLYAHRVPMTSELAVLAGVVLVGSLWLGGFFAVGLPAFAYLVLFAAVALPKRLSTISRRNDYTYGIYIYGFPVQQMVALFGGARFGMLGYIVLSLLGALLFAALSWHLVERPALGLKTGSGRARHRVARQAARRRPLTTPGPETVRSPEGRPGTSRAGRHQAGARHSRSARNALPVRSTSRRASRSRETDLTFLVAPGRAPQGAAPTGSGTPSGQAPTERSDREQITVTPSAQ; translated from the coding sequence GTGCAGGCGTGGTTCAACGGGCAGCGGTCTCCGACTCTGCAGGGCAGATACTCGGCCCGGCACAACGCCTTCGGCGTGCTGCGCCTGGCGATGGCCTGCGGTGTGATCATCGCGCACGCCGGGCCGCTGGGCTTCGGCCAGGCGAACGTCGGGGCCGCGACGTTCGGCCGACAGAGCGACCTCGGCACCATGTGCCTGTACGGGTTCTTCCTGATCTCCGGCTTCCTCATCACCGACAGCGCGCTGCGCTCCACGCTGCGCCAGTACGTCCGTGCGCGCGTCCTGCGGGTCTTCCCGGGGCTGTGGGTCTGCCTGCTGGTCACCGCCTTCGTCTTCGCCCCACTGGCGGCGCTCTACGAGAACGGCAACCTCGACGGGTTCTGGGGGCACCCGGAAGGGCCGTTCGACTACGTCACGACGAACATCCTCGCCTCGATGGAGCAGTTCCCCATCTCCGGGCTGCTGGCCGACACCCCGTACGGGCAGATCGTCGGCGGGCCGAGCGCGTTCGACGGGTCACTGTGGACCCTTCGGTACGACCTGGCGCTCTACGCGGTCGTCGGCATCCTCGTGGTGACCTCGGTGTTGCACCGCGCCCCGCGCGCGGTGCTCGTCCTGACCGTGGGCAGCTACGCGCTGATCCTGGCGGACTTCCTCGCCGCGCCGACCTGGACCTCCCGCCCCGCGCAGCACGGCGCGATCGGGCCGTTCCCGCTGATCGGGTCGTTCGCCGCGGACTGGACGTTGATGCTCGGCTTCTTCTTCCTGCTCGGCGCCGCAGCACGCCTGTACGCGCACCGCGTCCCGATGACCTCCGAGCTTGCCGTGTTGGCCGGTGTCGTGCTGGTCGGCTCGCTGTGGCTGGGCGGGTTCTTCGCCGTGGGCCTGCCGGCGTTCGCCTACCTCGTGCTCTTCGCGGCGGTAGCGCTGCCGAAGCGGCTGTCCACGATCAGCCGTCGCAACGACTACACCTACGGCATCTACATCTACGGCTTCCCGGTACAGCAGATGGTCGCCCTGTTCGGCGGCGCCCGGTTCGGGATGCTCGGTTACATCGTGCTGAGCCTGCTCGGCGCCCTGCTGTTCGCCGCCCTCTCCTGGCACCTGGTGGAGCGTCCCGCGCTCGGGCTGAAGACCGGCAGCGGGCGCGCGCGGCACCGGGTCGCCAGGCAGGCCGCCCGCCGACGCCCGCTGACGACTCCCGGCCCGGAGACCGTGCGGAGCCCGGAGGGACGCCCGGGAACCAGTCGCGCCGGGCGACACCAGGCCGGTGCCCGGCACAGCCGGTCGGCCAGGAACGCGCTGCCGGTGCGGAGCACGTCGCGTCGCGCCAGCCGGTCCCGCGAGACGGACCTGACGTTCCTGGTCGCGCCGGGACGGGCGCCGCAGGGGGCCGCGCCAACCGGTTCGGGAACGCCGAGCGGGCAGGCCCCGACGGAACGGTCGGACCGCGAGCAGATCACCGTCACGCCGTCAGCACAGTGA
- a CDS encoding APC family permease has protein sequence MHVQVALARKTLSAWGMGVFGAAASAPMVVLVGGIVATYASTQVTTVPLVFLLVGSVVALLLVGYTAMSRQVPHAAAYYAILTRGLSRRWGVAGGAVALVAYNAIQISLYGLLGATLASLIGGSWWVWAGVGLVLVAVLGVRAVALSTVLLAAVLAGSLVIIVLFVASALADPAGGTLSWQGFAVSGLGVSGIGGAVALCLAALMGVDAPASFAEESRDNSGVTRAVFAGVLFLTVVYAGTAWAMGVAVGTDRVAAVAADPEGGLPFSVLERGLGGFLTPLAQMMLILAIVTSLLAFHNVVARYVFAMAREGVLPAALARSGSGTRVSAPVGGSLLQTGIAAVVVVVFAALHADPVATLFTWLSTLGALGLLCLLLAASVAAVGARNGVLSRVGAGTSVIAPLCGVVLGAVVLGAMVVNVGSLLGAAEGSWSPFLLPLIIAGAALGGSLWAGVLRRSRPDVYQGISQGRPDTHAVPDDVGVTF, from the coding sequence ATGCATGTGCAGGTGGCGCTGGCGCGGAAGACGCTCAGCGCGTGGGGTATGGGCGTCTTCGGCGCCGCGGCGTCGGCGCCCATGGTGGTGCTCGTCGGCGGCATCGTCGCCACCTACGCCAGCACCCAGGTGACCACCGTCCCGCTGGTGTTCCTGCTGGTGGGCAGCGTCGTCGCGCTGCTGCTGGTCGGCTACACGGCGATGTCGCGGCAGGTGCCGCACGCCGCCGCCTACTACGCCATCCTCACCCGGGGGTTGAGCCGGCGGTGGGGCGTGGCCGGTGGCGCGGTCGCCCTGGTCGCGTACAACGCCATCCAGATCAGCCTCTACGGGCTGCTCGGCGCCACCCTGGCCAGCCTCATCGGCGGAAGCTGGTGGGTCTGGGCCGGCGTCGGGCTGGTCCTGGTCGCCGTGCTGGGGGTACGCGCCGTCGCGCTCTCCACAGTGCTGCTGGCGGCCGTCCTGGCGGGCTCGCTGGTGATCATCGTGCTCTTCGTGGCGTCGGCGCTGGCCGATCCGGCCGGCGGCACGCTCTCCTGGCAGGGTTTCGCGGTCTCCGGGCTCGGCGTCAGCGGCATCGGTGGCGCCGTCGCGCTGTGCCTGGCCGCGCTGATGGGCGTGGACGCCCCCGCGAGCTTCGCCGAGGAGAGCCGGGACAACTCGGGTGTGACCCGGGCGGTCTTCGCCGGCGTGCTGTTCCTGACCGTCGTGTACGCCGGGACGGCGTGGGCGATGGGCGTCGCGGTCGGCACGGACCGGGTGGCGGCCGTCGCGGCCGACCCGGAGGGTGGCCTGCCGTTCTCGGTGCTGGAACGAGGGCTCGGCGGCTTCCTGACGCCGCTGGCGCAGATGATGCTGATCCTCGCCATCGTCACGTCCCTGCTGGCCTTCCACAACGTGGTGGCCCGTTACGTGTTCGCGATGGCCCGCGAGGGGGTGCTGCCGGCGGCCCTGGCCCGCTCGGGCAGCGGCACCCGGGTCAGCGCCCCGGTCGGCGGGTCGCTGCTCCAGACCGGGATCGCCGCGGTGGTGGTGGTCGTCTTCGCGGCGCTGCACGCCGATCCGGTGGCGACCCTGTTCACCTGGCTGTCCACGCTCGGCGCGCTCGGACTGCTCTGCCTGCTGCTGGCCGCCTCGGTCGCGGCGGTCGGCGCGCGCAACGGGGTGCTGTCCAGGGTCGGGGCCGGCACGTCCGTCATCGCGCCGCTGTGCGGCGTCGTCCTCGGCGCTGTCGTCCTCGGCGCGATGGTGGTCAACGTGGGGTCGCTGCTCGGCGCCGCCGAGGGGTCCTGGTCCCCCTTCCTGCTGCCCCTGATCATCGCGGGCGCCGCGCTCGGGGGAAGCCTCTGGGCGGGTGTGCTGCGGCGCTCCCGTCCGGACGTGTACCAGGGCATCAGCCAGGGCCGCCCAGACACCCACGCCGTGCCGGATGACGTCGGCGTCACCTTCTAG
- a CDS encoding adenylyl cyclase: protein MTIPSRGTRRRSARTLLLAVALTTAVTMSGAPAVAGRPTHGTPDFGPNVTVFDPSMPVDEIQRTLDAAHARQVDNEMGAERHAYLFRPGAYGTAEQPLQARVGYYTEVSGLGAAPTDVTVNGKLEVYNRCLADGGTGNCLALVNFWRTLSNLSLTVNATGQDGCRSTANFWAVSQAVSMRRLNIDGGGLSLMDYCTAGPQYASGGFIADSRLPATTNGSQQQWLTRNSEVAGWSNAVWNQVFAGVEGAPDDATFPDPPYTTLETTPVSREKPYLFVDGKGRYQVRVPSARRDSRGVSWAGGLTPGRTIGIDDFFVAKPSDPVRVINSQLARGKHLLLTPGVYDIARSIEVRRPDTVVLGIGHATLTAVNGAVPLDVAGVPGVIVAGVTIDAGTVESPVLLRVGRPHGHNASSPANPTTLSDVYFRVGGPHIGRTHTALEVNSDDVLIDHTWVWRGDHGVEGFTEGVNGDTDRWRTNTGRYGAVINGDHVTATGLFVEHFQRYNTVWNGEHGTTILYQNELPYDPPTQADWMNGAVEGWAGYKVADRVRHHTLHGGGVYVFNQNNPSIHTENGFEVPNRPGVRLRHIMTVNLSAGTIDHVVNGVGDPADTTRVGAPVYLREYPTS, encoded by the coding sequence ATGACAATCCCGTCCCGGGGTACGCGCCGGAGATCCGCGCGTACCCTCCTGCTCGCGGTGGCGCTGACCACCGCCGTCACGATGTCCGGCGCGCCGGCCGTCGCCGGCCGACCGACGCACGGCACGCCCGACTTCGGTCCGAACGTGACGGTCTTCGACCCGTCGATGCCGGTCGACGAGATCCAGCGGACCCTCGACGCGGCACACGCCCGGCAGGTCGACAACGAGATGGGCGCCGAGCGGCACGCCTACCTGTTCCGGCCGGGCGCCTACGGCACCGCCGAGCAGCCGTTGCAGGCCCGGGTCGGCTACTACACCGAGGTCTCCGGCCTCGGCGCCGCGCCCACCGACGTCACCGTCAACGGCAAACTCGAGGTCTACAACCGCTGCCTGGCCGACGGCGGCACCGGCAACTGCCTCGCGCTGGTCAACTTCTGGCGCACCCTGTCCAACCTCTCCCTGACCGTCAACGCGACCGGTCAGGACGGCTGTCGGTCGACGGCGAACTTCTGGGCGGTGTCCCAGGCGGTGTCGATGCGTCGGCTCAACATCGACGGTGGCGGGCTGTCCCTGATGGACTACTGCACCGCCGGCCCGCAGTACGCCAGTGGCGGATTCATCGCCGACTCGCGGCTGCCGGCCACGACCAACGGCTCACAGCAGCAGTGGCTGACCCGCAACAGCGAGGTCGCCGGCTGGTCGAACGCGGTGTGGAACCAGGTCTTCGCCGGTGTCGAGGGCGCACCGGACGACGCCACGTTCCCGGACCCGCCGTACACCACCCTGGAGACCACGCCGGTCAGTCGGGAGAAGCCGTACCTCTTCGTCGACGGCAAGGGTCGCTACCAGGTACGGGTGCCCTCGGCGCGGCGGGACAGCCGGGGCGTCTCCTGGGCCGGCGGCCTGACGCCGGGGCGAACCATCGGGATCGACGACTTCTTCGTCGCCAAGCCGTCCGACCCGGTGCGCGTGATCAACAGTCAGCTCGCGCGGGGCAAGCACCTGCTGCTCACCCCCGGTGTGTACGACATCGCGCGCAGTATCGAGGTCCGACGTCCGGACACCGTGGTGCTCGGCATCGGGCACGCCACGCTCACCGCCGTGAACGGCGCGGTCCCGCTGGACGTCGCCGGTGTGCCCGGTGTGATCGTCGCCGGTGTCACCATCGACGCCGGAACCGTCGAGTCGCCGGTGCTGCTGCGTGTCGGCCGTCCGCACGGTCACAACGCCAGCAGCCCGGCCAACCCGACAACGCTGTCCGACGTGTACTTCCGGGTCGGCGGCCCGCACATCGGCCGGACGCACACCGCGTTGGAGGTCAACAGCGACGACGTGCTCATCGACCACACCTGGGTGTGGCGCGGCGACCACGGCGTGGAGGGCTTCACCGAGGGCGTCAACGGCGACACCGACCGGTGGCGCACCAACACCGGCCGCTACGGCGCGGTCATCAACGGCGACCACGTCACCGCGACCGGTCTGTTCGTCGAGCACTTCCAGCGCTACAACACGGTCTGGAACGGCGAGCACGGCACCACGATCCTCTATCAGAACGAGCTGCCGTACGACCCGCCGACGCAGGCCGACTGGATGAACGGCGCGGTCGAGGGGTGGGCCGGTTACAAGGTCGCCGACCGGGTGCGCCACCACACCCTGCACGGCGGCGGGGTGTACGTCTTCAACCAGAACAACCCGTCGATCCACACCGAGAACGGGTTCGAGGTGCCGAACCGGCCGGGTGTGCGGCTGCGCCACATCATGACCGTCAACCTCAGCGCCGGGACCATCGACCACGTGGTCAACGGCGTCGGCGATCCGGCCGACACGACAAGGGTCGGCGCTCCGGTCTACCTGCGGGAGTATCCGACGTCGTAG
- a CDS encoding histidine decarboxylase translates to MNVAAVVRALLDNAADGQRTAIGFPGAVDMDYSAVLPLFGRLFNNVGDPLSDPGGTAHTKVLERAVVDWCADLLALPADDRWGYVTAGGTEGNLAALHAAHRRHPDAVVYYSRAAHYSVGKILDIIGAPGELVDVDEGGEMDYRHLATLVGWRRHRPAIVVATAGTTMTEAVDDPARVDAVLREAGVDRRHVHVDAALAGIPLALDGVLTLAPGSGVDSIAVSGHKFFGTPIPCGLVLMRDSIRRPGRHVAYTATLDTTVSGSRCGQAAALLWCAIAAHGRDGHRARTARARDLAAYAVEQLTAIGWPAWRHPHAFTVVLATPPAAVTGKWLLATDGSWSHTICMPGVTRGQIDALVADLQTASRDGVPVPQQRRSSQTAAPQTVAPQPAGA, encoded by the coding sequence ATCAACGTGGCAGCGGTGGTCCGGGCGCTGCTCGACAACGCCGCCGACGGGCAGCGCACCGCCATCGGGTTTCCCGGGGCGGTGGACATGGACTACAGCGCGGTTCTGCCACTGTTCGGGCGGCTGTTCAACAACGTCGGCGACCCGCTGTCGGATCCGGGCGGCACCGCGCACACCAAGGTGCTGGAGCGCGCGGTGGTCGACTGGTGCGCGGACCTGCTCGCCCTGCCGGCCGACGACCGGTGGGGCTACGTCACCGCCGGGGGCACCGAGGGCAACCTCGCCGCGCTGCACGCCGCGCACCGCCGGCACCCGGACGCTGTCGTCTACTACTCCCGGGCGGCGCACTACTCGGTCGGAAAGATCCTCGACATCATCGGCGCCCCGGGTGAGCTGGTCGACGTCGACGAGGGTGGCGAGATGGACTACCGGCACCTCGCCACCCTCGTCGGGTGGCGCCGCCACCGCCCGGCGATCGTCGTGGCCACGGCCGGCACGACGATGACCGAGGCCGTCGACGACCCCGCCCGTGTGGACGCCGTGCTGCGGGAGGCCGGTGTGGACCGGCGGCACGTGCACGTCGACGCCGCCCTCGCCGGCATCCCGCTCGCCCTCGACGGTGTCCTGACCCTCGCGCCGGGCAGCGGCGTGGACAGCATCGCCGTGTCAGGTCACAAGTTCTTCGGCACCCCGATCCCGTGCGGTCTGGTGCTGATGCGCGACAGCATCCGCAGGCCGGGCCGGCACGTCGCCTACACCGCCACCCTCGACACCACGGTCAGCGGCTCCCGGTGCGGGCAGGCCGCCGCGCTGCTGTGGTGCGCCATCGCCGCGCACGGCCGGGACGGGCACCGGGCCCGCACCGCCCGTGCCCGGGACCTCGCCGCGTACGCCGTGGAGCAGCTCACCGCGATCGGTTGGCCCGCCTGGCGCCACCCGCACGCCTTCACCGTCGTGCTGGCCACCCCGCCGGCAGCGGTCACCGGCAAGTGGCTGTTGGCCACCGACGGTTCGTGGTCGCACACCATCTGCATGCCCGGCGTCACCCGGGGCCAGATCGACGCCCTCGTCGCCGACCTGCAGACCGCGAGCCGCGACGGCGTGCCGGTGCCGCAGCAACGGCGGTCGTCGCAGACCGCGGCCCCGCAGACCGTGGCCCCGCAGCCCGCCGGCGCCTAG